A segment of the Lolium perenne isolate Kyuss_39 chromosome 3, Kyuss_2.0, whole genome shotgun sequence genome:
CAGTCGGAGATCGAGAAGAAGCTCAGCGAGGGCGTTAACCTCTCGTCCTCGACGTCAGCGGCTGAGGGGGAGCCCACAGAGGGGTCGACTGCGGTGGTGCTGGCGCGGGTGCCGTCCAAGGCCAAGGTGCCGCTGCAGAGCTTCCTGTTCCCGACCAAAGCCAAGAAGCCGTCGCTGTTCGCGCGTGTGACACCAGCTATGCTTCACAAGCAGCAGGTAGACATGAAGTTTCTTGCCAGGTTGCCAAGGTAGCACCACAGCACAGATGAGCAGGAACTATTTAGCTTAATTAATTAACTAGCATCagagttttttttttaaatgcTCCAAGCTATGTATGAATTGAACCAAGCCATTTTGTTTCTAGGGCAATGTTGTAACCTCTGAGATCAATGAAACAtttttcccttttcattttcatctgACAGGGAATTTAATTGTAATTTCCTGCATGTATTCCAGTGGTGTGTTATCTTGGTTTCCTAAAGGTGACATACTTGATTGCAAGTCCAACTATACAGGTATGCAAGGTACATCACGGACTGAAGAAACAGGGATTGCGTGTACAAGGTTTTTATTTATGGACCAAATTGTCACAAAAGTAAGAACAACACTATGCAGAACATCTGCCCTTATTTCAAATGGAATAACAAAACAAGGCCACATGCTTTTTGAACAAGGAAAATGGTCAACTGTTAGCCCCGAATGTATGATTCAGATCCAACATCACCGAACCTGTCCGAAAACTCGGAAGTACGCCCGAGCTAGGGTGCTCTTTATATCTGTTACACATCAGGCCATTGGCTTCTTTGGCTGACGTCATATCCATGGTGGTATAATCTTCAGTAAATGCATGGGGCAATACGGACCAGCCAACTACCTTGATCGTATGCATCGAAGCCCAATCGATCGAAACGGGAACAGTACGACGCTGTACCCAGCTGTCGTTTAGGCGGTTTGCTTTCTCCATCCTGTAGCAGCACTCTGACATGGCCCGGGTTGCACCGCTCCTGTTTTTATATATACGGAAATACACTTTTGATCCCACTGCATATGCTGCTGACATTTGAAaatacattttgaaatgtttaaaAAATTGGACAAACATTTTGCGCATGCATGTCAATATTTTAGGTGTACGCTCATTTTCATTGAAAACCAACATTTTTGTGCCATGTGTAAAAATGATAAAGAAATGTCTCACATCATTTACAGCGGGCTGACGCAAAACGAACACCCAAATTGACTGCGTCTTTTTGCGTCGGCCCGCGGACACCATACGGACCGTGGtgaccgtttgcgtcgggggtatcCTAGCGGCATATACGCATTTTTCCCGCTAACACCATCAAGCTAGGTAATGGAGATTTTACGTTTGGAGGCCTGCCGCCGGCGATTACCGATTCCCGCACGAGGGAGGTGGTTCCCCGCGCAGCCAATAGATTGGCGCGTTACGCCAGCGTTTCGCGCGTGCAAGATATGACCTACGTGCGAACGTCGTTTCCCgtcccgccgtggctatatatcgGCGGGAGAGACGGGCACACCTCAACCTAACCCTAGCATTCATCCATGGCCGAGCACAACCACACCTAGAATCGCCTTGTTGAGATGGCCCGCCACGTCTACCGAATGATGCGGACCTCGCCGCCGTCCGTGCAACGGAGGCGTTCGatgaggagcagctcgccgcgtaCGACCTTCAGGCCGAGCAGCTGGACGTGGAGGCTGCGACGGAGGCAGAGGCGACATGGCGCATGTTCACCCTGACGTAGCGACAGGGGGAGAGACATGCGTGGTcggcggccatggcggaactCCAGGCGGAGCTCGCCGAGGCCAGGGCGGAGCTCGCGGCGGCGCAGTCGGAGATGGCGGCGTCTAGTGCCGCCCTTTCGGCAACTCCTCCGTTGCCAAGGGCCCCGCCCGCGGCCGCCGTCCTCCAGGCCATCGCCAACTATGACGACAACATCGAGTTCCTCCCATACGACGCCGAGCAACGGGCTCTGGTCTTGTCGTTCGAGAGCGTCCATGGGAATGCCGATCGCCGTCCGGCTGTGACAGCGGAGGCGTAAGCTCGCAGCGATGCGCTCGCCATGAGGCGGGTGTACCTGTGCTCCGAACTAGACGCAGTCGCGCGGAGGGGACCTGAGCACGCGCGGGTCGACCGGGAGAAACGCGAGCTAGAGGAGGCAATCGCCGCAAGGTACGAAGCGGTGGCGGCATCGGCTAGGGACAAGGCCCGCTACCACGCTGACCTGCATGTGGCAGAGGCGCTGGTACGCATGCCGGTGGAGGGGGCAACGGAGGCAGCTGCCATGAGAGTCCACTTGGACTCCTATTTGGCTGAGCCCGTCAAACGCCGCAGGCGGCAGAACGAAGAGGCCATTCGCCGGCGGGCACGGCGCAAGGAGTTCATCTCCTGGATGCGCTCCGACAAAGGCGCCGGCCCCTCAGGACACTCCAGCAGTAGGTTGTGCGATTACAAGTAATTCCGATCGTAGTAGGCCGTGTGACGGCGAGTAGCTAAGGCCGtcgtagttttaggttaactagACCAACATTTACAAGCACATTTTTATGAGTTTTGACCCCAAAAAAAAGTTGCACTTTCGTGGAAATCATGTTCATGCACATAAATTTTTGATGATTTCAAAACTTCAAAAAAAAtcttaaatttcaaaaaaccttggCTCCATGGTATAGCACTCCGACTCAAAACCTAAAAGAGAGCACAAGCTTGATGAGACCGActttagaaaaaaaaaatcaaattcttATTTTTTTAAATAGAAAACTGTGCAAACACAAGTACATATAGATATATACCTTGTATGTAAACATATAGAGTTCCAAAGAATTGTGATTTGATCCTTGACATGAATAAAAAAGATAAATGCAAAGAGAAAAAATGAATTTTCAAATGCATACTTAGACGcacattttttgaattttgataagAAGTTGCACTTTTGTAAAAATCATCTCTACACATATTTTTGAAACTTGAAAATAGAACTATTCAAATTTCAAAATATTGGGTCGATGTCCTTGAATTTCGACTCAAACATTTGAAAAGAGTACCCATGATATATGGAACCTGGTTTTCAAAATTTCTGAAAAAAGTATACTAGTATAAACTACTGTATACCATTATGTATATGTATAGACTTTGAaagaaatgtgttttcattcgtgaCTTGAACAAAAATTGAAAAATGTCAAGACAAAAACTAATCTTGAAATGCCCACTTAGAGGCACAACTTTTGGATTTTTTGTGTGGACCAAAATAGCGCATATTCTTAAGCAAAAAATTgcacttttttttttggaaaaaatcATCATCTTAGTgtatacaacaacaacaaaaaatcctttattcccaaacaaattAGGGTAAGCTAGAGGTGAAACCCATAAAATCTCGTAACCAACTTATGGTTCTGGCACATGGATAACAAGCTTATACTTCAGTCCTCCAGATCTCTCTTTACGGACTCCTCTCATGTAAAGTTTGGTCTACCACCCCGTCCTCTCTTGACATTATCAGCACGCTTTAGCCGTCCACTATGCACCGGAGCTTCTGGAGGCCTGCGCTGAAGATGCTCAAATCATCTTAGACGATGTTGGACAAGCTTCTCTGtaatcggtgctaccccaactctatCTCGTATTTTATCATTCCGGACTAGGTCCTTCCTCGTGTGGCCACACATCCATCTCAACATACGCATCTCCGCCACACCTAACTACTGAACATGCCGCCTTTTAGTCGGCCAACACTCGGCGCCATACAACATTGCGGGTCGAACCGGCGTCCTATAGAActtgccttttagcttttgtggcactctcttatGACAAAGAATGCCAGAAGCTTGGCGCCTCTTCATCCATTCGGCTTTGATCCGGTGGTTCACATCTTCATCAATATCTCCATCCTTGTGCGGGATTGACCCTAAGTATCGAAAGATGTCCTTCTGAGGCACCACCTGCCCATCCAGGctaaccttctcctcctcctcctcctcgtgcctagtagtACTAAAACCGCACATCATGTACTCGGCACATTGCCTTGCCTCCCTTCATCTTTCTCAACGCCTCCTTGACCTCAGACTCCTGGGTTCGCCGCACAAAACGCCTACTGGTATCATCAAAGGAGTTTTCCAGTTCAATGGTAGAGCTCTTAGTCTCCCCATTGAACAACCCGTCGAAGTACTCCCCCCATCTATGCTTAATCTCCTTGTCCTTCACCAGGAGCTGGTCTGCTCCGTCCTTGATGCATTTGAGTCTAActcaaaattagatttcaaatttcaaaaaggTCTTATATCACTGGACTCTAACTCAAAAACCTAAAAGAGAGTCCAAGCTATATGGACCCCGGTTTTCAAATACTCAACATATTTATTTTTCGTAAAAAGttttgaaaaaataaacaagtacaTATTGATGTGAAGACTAGAAATAACAAGAAATGATCTTTCAAATGCCTACTAGCCATATTTTTCTGTATAGCCTAAAATAGTGTGTATTTTTCAACAAAATATTGCACGTTCTTATAAATCATCTATGTGTTTCTGTTAAAAGGTACCAGATTTCTTTGAAACTTTGAAACAGCAATTTATTTTCTTGAAAAAAGGGTTACCTGTGTGCCCGGGTTCCATATCGTTGCAGTCCGAACTGACTTCCGTAATACTAactccatttcaataaataaTGCTTATATTATTTTAAAAAAGTTAAACTAGATAAAGTTTAGTATTTTTTTACAAAAAATTAATTAACATGCAAAATGTAAAATCATTATCATTAGATAATCATGAACTATATTTTCATATGATATTGATAGAATATGACATTTGTTGATAGATTTTTGTAAAAGCTAGGTTCCACTTTAGTTAGCTTGACTTTAAAAAAGTAGATATTATTCATTCACTTGAAGGGAGTTTTTACAAATTTTTAGTCGGCCCATCATGTTCCACGAAGAGAGCTTGCACATCATGTACGTGCCAAACATGTACTGACAAGTGACAATCGATCAGAATTTATGTTCATCTTCTCCCCAACAAAGCTCATTGATGGTGTGTAGAAAGAAAACGTACGGTAGTATCATGTCTCTGCAAAGTACCGCTGTATTGAAATGTTAATAAATTGATAAATGGAGCATTTAATGCACCTTATTGCATCCTTCACCATTCAGTGCCGTGGACGATAAACAGAGCAAAGGAGCTCGGGCGCTATTCGTCCGCTCTCCGAACTGTCTCTCTACCGTGCAGCTATTTGACCTATACTATGCTACAGTTTCAGTCCAGAGTGAATGGCAACTACACCGCCCACCAGATTCTCATATTCGACCCTCTCAAATCCAGCTTCCTGGATCATCTGAGCAAACTTTTCCTGGAAAGTGAAAGTAGTTTGATCAGCAGAAATGCAAAACATAGGCAATTATTTCTCATAATCTTGTACTCAACTAATACTAGTTAGGTTTGATGATAGGAAGAAAGCAGTAAAACACCAAAATTCTGGAAATAGACGTATATTCAACTATATATAAAAACTAGGAAGCTCAGTGGTATGAAATAGTTAGAAATATCAATCTTCACCTGTTTTGGAAACCGACGGATGCTCTCAACCAAGTATTGGTAGGATTGCCTATCCCCAGCAACTAGCTCTCCCACAGCCGGAATCACAGAAAATGAATACGCGTCATAACTGGAGGGGGGAAAAGGACAGTGAATTTTCAAAAGTTCAGATAGTAATAAGGGGAAACAGTAGAACACAACATTCACACTACTTTCCACAGAGCACTAGTAGGACTTTTTTGGAAGGCAGAAAAGGAACATATTCCCATTTGTATCAaataaacaacaacaaaaaaacatgAGCATTTTTAGGGCAACCTTCAGCAATGTTTAACACAAAGCCACATAGGTTGCTAACAGATGGTTACTTTACTGCAGTGCTTACTGTGAATGCTAAAAATAAACAGTGAAGTCGTTGATGATTAATTATAGGTCTCaaattaacttgtttatttttaacATGATGTTCAAGACAGTTCTCATACAAAATTATCCTACGATGACAACATACTTTGACTAAGGAAAACTCACATGTCTTTAAAAATTGGAACATCCACATGACTCAACTCCAAGCATAGAAACCTTCCTCCTTTCTTTAGAACTCTGAAACACACAACCCATATGTGAAACTAATTAGATGTGAAGAAAATGAATCAGTCAGATTGCAAAAGACATAAAACAAGTCCTACAGCGAGATATCTCCTGGAAAACAGCAGGGAATCAAAACTTGCAAATGATGCATATGTTTGAAAAATAAAAACCAGAGCTTCTGCATAGTAACGTGACCCGCCTGTAAGCTTCTGACAGAGCTTTCTCAATGTGTGTCACATTTCTGATCCCGAATGCAATAGTATAGCCATCCATAGACCCATCCtcaaaactcagagcttctgcgtCTCCCTGTACCCAACTAAGGCACTGCTCTTCGTTGTAGCCTGATATAAAAACAAACTGTTGGAAAGCAGAACATAACAATTGAAACTACACTGGCGAGACAAAACAAGTTTCATGAATCACCACCTTTTTCGGCAGCACGCTTCTTTCCGACGTCCAGCATATTAGGATTGATGTCGCAGACATAAATGTGAGTGTCCTCTTCAAGGTCGGTAAGAGTCCCCTGCGTAGCTCTGTGGCTCACGCTCTTGATTCTCTCCACTACCCGAAATGCAACATCCCCTGGAGGTTGACACAGAAGAAATGCCAGGCATATCACTTCAAACTTCATAAAGAATGTTCAAGAGAAGTGACAATATATTGGCGAAGAAGATTCTTAGCAGCGTAATAACTCTTCAAGAGAAAGTCATCCTTAAATAATATACGTAATACAGTAGCAACAGAATTACAAGGTGTACACTGCACACTGAACCTAGAACAAAGGCGTGCAATAAAATATCATGCAATTGTTGGAATAAAGAGGTCCGTAGTTAATATATCACTTCGTAGATAGATGCTTTCCTCTATTTGCAATTTTGCAGAGGAGGTATGTGCGCTGAATCTTGCGTTTGCACATGGAGGCGGAGTTTGAGAACAGAAATTTAGCTACTATTGTTGTTCACTATCAACATTAGTACAGAAGACGGCAGAGAATAAAGGAGGAGCTACAAAGGCGAAGTTGTGTCGCACACGAACATAGAGGCCCCTGCCATTTGTCACGGGGCCCCAAAACAAGACAGCTGATTCGCTTAAATTTGTTTGCGACTGTCTAAGTTATCCCAGTTTATCCAAGAAGTATCATCTTACATATGCTGAAGGAGAGGAGACATTCCACAAATGTTTTACCTGTCCCACCAGCCACATCGAGATGCTTCATCCCAGGGAACGGATTCAACTTGGAAATCAGCCTGGTTTCAGAAGAAAAAACAAAATCGTACGGTAAACATGAATCCCCCAATTGGAACGGACGGAGCAAAGGGGGAGGTGGTGGGAGAGCTTGAGCAAGAACCTGTCCTTCCAGAGCCTGTGCAGGCCGGCGCTCATGAGGTCGTTCATGACGTCGTAGCTGGAGGCGACGCTGCTGAAGACGTTGCCCACCAGCTTGCTCTTCTCGTCCTCGCGCACCTGCTTGTACCCTGAGGGGGAACGAAACAGCAACGGCCGATCCTTGTCAGGCGGAGCAGCGGGTGACGCGAGAGAGGgggcaaggaggaggaggaggaggaggaggggcgtaCCGAAGCTGGTGGCGTGGGAGTGGAGGAAGGCGGCGGGGTGGGCGGTGGCGGGCGAGAGGAGCGCCGCCGGGGGGaggaggtggcggtggcggcggcggagggtggaCGAGGCCAGCCTTGCGGCGGCCGCTCGCAGAGCCATGGCCTTCCTTGGCGAGAAGCGGTGGCCGATCCAGGCAGTGGATCCCGGTGGACGGGGAAGGCGGCGACCGACGGCGAACAACGAAGGGGCTACGGTTCGGGGTCCCGGGAAGATGGGCGGCTAGTGGGCCGATTGAAATGGGCTTCCAATACCAATAGGCCTCCGTTCGCATgggctttagagcatctccactaccTCAGTACCTCCCCCAAGTTGTTATTCGGCTGGCACTAGCCGATTTTGCTGCCGGTGTTCCCGGGGAGTGCCCATCTGGTCGGTGTGTACGGGCCACCGCACACCCCACCGACCAGGTCGATTGGTTGGACCGCGGCCTATTAGTAGTAGGtacgtttttttctttttttcgctgtttcttttttgttaatatttttcttttttaatatctaacttttaaaaaatatattttgaagaacaaaatttcaaaatctgttcagattcgaaattttggaaattttaaaaatgttcagattttgatttaatttttttcgaaatttgaacattttcggaTACGGATataatttaaatttgaaaaaatttaaaagtttgtaaaatttattTTTTCCAAAAATTAACATTCTTAGTTATGAgcatttttcgaatttgaacatttttccaaatttgaacgctttatatatttgaacggatttcaaatttgaacgcttttataatttgaacatttttcaattttgaacgggaatttcaaatttgaacattttttgtatttgagcatttttcaaatttgaacggatttcaaattttaacattttttttgtatttaaacggttttaaaatatgaacatttttaaaatttgaacattttttaaattttgaatagttttcagttttgaaatttttctgaatttgaaatattttcaaatttgaacaaaaatagaaaataaacaaaaaagaaacaaaaaggaacaaaaaataaaaaaggaaaaggaaagaaaagaaaaaagaaaagaaaagaaaagaaagagaaacagaaaacagaaaacagaaaaaagaggcGAACTGGGCCAACCAGGCCGGCCCATACCGCGCGCGGGGGGTGTGCGGGGCGCGGTAGCGACCGACCTGGTCTGGTGTGTATTGTGGTTTCTGAGTACCTTCACCGCCAAGTTCTTTGGCTGGCCTTTGGTTCAATGGGCTGTGAGAAGGAACGGGGCTTACCGTCTGTCCATCGTAAGAATGGCCGGGAGTTGCTGTCCGTCGACCAGGTCGGTGCGGACGCACCACCGCACACCCTAGGCCAggtatgttgggccggcccaagtttgtttttcttttttcctttctcatttttTCTCTGTTTTAAATCTTAACAGTtttaatttgaacaaattttgaattgaatgatttttaaatttgaacaaattttaaaattgaacgatttttcgaatttgaataaattttgaaattgaacggttttcgaatttgaacaactttcgaaattgaacgattttcgaatttgaacaaatttttggATTTGAAAATTTTCGAATTTGCACACTTTTTaactttgaacattttttaaatttgaatttttttcagatttgaaaaaaaagaaagaaagaaaaacaaaataagaaagaaacagaaaagaaaaaagaaaaaagaaaaaacgtaaaaagaaacagaaaaccgAAAATAGACAGCGAACTGGGCCTGGCCCAAACCCGACcaggggtgtgcggtggccggtagccaccgacctggtcggtgtatagattTTCCCTTGGCGGGGAGTGctgtacaccgacctggtcggtgtgtaCGGGCCACCGCACACCCCACCGACCAGGCCGATTGGTTGAGCCGTGGCCCATTAGTAGTAGGtacgtttttttcttttttttgctgtttcttttttgttaatatttttctttttcaatatctaactttttaaaaaaacttggagaacaaattCAAAATCTGTTCAGATTCGAAATTTTGGAaataaaaaatgttcagattttgatTTAATTTTGTACAAAATTCAAAATTATTCCGAAATTTGGAAATTCGTTCAagattaaaatttgttcaaatttcgaaTTCGCTCAAATTTCAAAAACCGTTCGAATTTTTTTGTTCAACATTCAAAATTCATAACATTTTTTAGATTTGATGATGAATAAAAGCATTTGTTAAATCTATCCCCCTCCGTGTAGTACGAGCAGAAGTAAAATCCTTTTTTCAAATCGCTGTTGCTAGTTGCTACCCCACAGCGTCGCCACGTCGTAGGGTTTTACTCCCTTTGCTTCTCCCAGCTGCCAAGGGAAGGCCCCGCGGCGACCGAGGTCGGGGGCCATGGAGATCGGGGCGGCGAGCAGCTGCTACAAGGAGcaccagaagatctaccacgacTGGTTCGCCTTCGCCGACTCAGGTCCGATCCCGATCCCCATTCCCCTTCCGCCTGCTCCTCTTCCCGATTCGCTTCGATTCGATTCGATCCCCTGACCTGCTCTGCGCGCGCGCAGATGGCGACGGCCGCATCTCGGGCCCCGACGCCATCAAGTTCTTCGGCATGTCCAGGCTCCCCCGCGCCGACCTCAAGCAGGTACCGCGCGCCGCTCTCCCCTCAATCCCCTGCTAGAGCTCTTACTCCGGTCTCTCTAACGTGCCGCGTCGCGCCTCAAGGTCTGGGCCATCGCCGACTCCAAGCGCCTCGGGTACCTCGGGTTCGGCGAGTTCGTCACGGCGATGCAGGTTCTCCTCGCAACTTCCACTTCACCATCCATCATCCTACTTCCGTGCTACCACTATAttctttttaatttttttaaatctaaacatttgttaaaattaaaaaaattaaaagaaatcactttttaaaaatctgaacattttttagatttgaacatttttaaatttgaaaaaaaattctatgaacaatttccgaatttgaacaaattttatatttaaagttttaaacaatttttgaatctgaacgattttcatatttagaacaaatttcaaatttaaacaaattttatatttgaacggttttcaaatttgaacggttttcgaatttggacggttttcaaatttgaacatattttaatttaaacattttcttaatttaaacaatttttaaaaattaaaatttttgaatctgaaaaatataaataaaaccgaaaacagaaaaaagaaaagaaaacagaaaacagaaaaaaaactagaaaagaaaaaagaaaaaggaaaacgaACTGCTACATGCTAAACAGCCacaaatgggcctggcccatacccgaccaggggtgtgcggtggccggtagccaccgatctggtcggtgtataggttttacCGGTGTTCCCAGCCCACTCCCATTCCAAAGGAGGGAAAGCGGGTTCTGCCAGCGTCTTCGGCGGGACCCGCCAGGCAGTGGCACATCGCGACGTCAACACCTCGTCCCCCACGCTCGTAGCTTTTCCATCAGCGGCGGGCAGACGAGCAGGCTCTCATCACATCAATGGCACGTGGACACGTTAATGCAATGTCATGGGCCCATCGGCTTCGCGACAAGCCTACCCGCCCTTATATCTACCCTCTTTCCCCTCACGCCGCGCATAGTCCACATCTCGCCCCACGGAAAACCCTAGCGCCATCCACCTACCAGCCTTCGCATCCATGGATGAACACTACGGAGCGGACGACGCCTCTGTTCACGGCTTCGGCGGCCGCACCCTGCATGAGGAGGAGGTGCGCGCACTCTACGGGGCGGGGTACA
Coding sequences within it:
- the LOC127346129 gene encoding 2-methoxy-6-polyprenyl-1,4-benzoquinol methylase, mitochondrial — protein: MALRAAAARLASSTLRRRHRHLLPPAALLSPATAHPAAFLHSHATSFGYKQVREDEKSKLVGNVFSSVASSYDVMNDLMSAGLHRLWKDRLISKLNPFPGMKHLDVAGGTGDVAFRVVERIKSVSHRATQGTLTDLEEDTHIYVCDINPNMLDVGKKRAAEKGYNEEQCLSWVQGDAEALSFEDGSMDGYTIAFGIRNVTHIEKALSEAYRVLKKGGRFLCLELSHVDVPIFKDIYDAYSFSVIPAVGELVAGDRQSYQYLVESIRRFPKQEKFAQMIQEAGFERVEYENLVGGVVAIHSGLKL
- the LOC139838329 gene encoding EH domain-containing protein 1-like, coding for MEIGAASSCYKEHQKIYHDWFAFADSDGDGRISGPDAIKFFGMSRLPRADLKQVWAIADSKRLGYLGFGEFVTAMQVLLATSTSPSIILLPCYHYILFNFFKSKHLLKLKKLKEITF